CGACACCGTTCTGCGCGACATCCTGGCCCGGACGCTGATCCGCACCTCCGGGTATGCCACCATCGACGACTGGGCGGACGACTGGATGGCGGCGTGGGACGATATCTTCGGTCCCAAGCAGCAGAAGTTCTTCCTCTCCGTGCTGCACACGGCGCGCCGGCTGCGCGTGCAGGGCGCACCGAGAATGGCGGCGCTGGGCAACATCCCCTGCTCCAGCTCCGCCATGTGCATGGCGCCGGCGGGGCTGGTGAACGCCTGCAACCCGGCACAGGCGGCGGCGCAGGCCACCCACCTCGCCTCGCTGATCAACGTCCAGGACGCCGGCTTCTGCCAGGACGGGGCGGCCATCGTTGCCGCGGCGGTGGCGGCCGCCTGCCGCGCGGACGCCAGCGTGGAGTCGATCCTGCAGGAGGCGGTGGCGAACGTCCCCGCCACCAGCGGCGCCCGCATGCTGGCCGGCGTGCAGCAGGCGCTCGACGCCGCCCGCGACCGCGACTACGCCGCCTTCCGGGCCCACGTGCACGAGCACAA
This region of Spirochaetaceae bacterium genomic DNA includes:
- a CDS encoding ADP-ribosylglycohydrolase family protein yields the protein MAEIEGSLLYDKCLGALVGGVIGDALGAPSEGKSADEIDAQLGWLDDFESGGTDDTVLRDILARTLIRTSGYATIDDWADDWMAAWDDIFGPKQQKFFLSVLHTARRLRVQGAPRMAALGNIPCSSSAMCMAPAGLVNACNPAQAAAQATHLASLINVQDAGFCQDGAAIVAAAVAAACRADASVESILQEAVANVPATSGARMLAGVQQALDAARDRDYAAFRAHVHEHKERFFQPRKANSLETVPLTLALFSLSGGDVERSVTFAANLGGDTDTMAAMGGAIAGAFGGVGAIRPDWVDKVKRNADQDQEELARGLAHAAAAKMERERAAGAALSALLP